A window from Pichia kudriavzevii chromosome 5, complete sequence encodes these proteins:
- a CDS encoding uncharacterized protein (PKUD0E02420; similar to Saccharomyces cerevisiae YDR124W; ancestral locus Anc_8.282), which yields MTSEIDHDIENVKNLARQLSDKYNVSFIGFFQNANRTFERMISAGIETTITPNGSFESFALNNITNSSDFQDLFSFLINPSSKTSSPKQFCSNASNSWISRSEDPFPKDIYKMVNINPHHRLDVKNYLYTCLEEFQQIPCKLLSKAWIKIVEPKKQAKYPYKSGDSSKPYWWPEDCIHREPDHLKKDERINLLINILRIFKHKKSELIYAASLIPGLRQGNITTDIGNHFGERKMSLLNDMFQLANAENDSNIKSLRVIKPGKKYSSVFYKKNNMKSLGTSSDYSRTHNETPKRKYGSKSSNNCETPLSMAVDPQTKLAPYPHPLNNTDNEFGYHDLTEYMITSRHDDIKNIDLQSSAGLASPFIPDSSTKVKYPINTHVTPPKYFNIGDKSNEVNIDTQFFNDNTTFNITKNIKTKPLTPINPFKIYNQQVSPPPTGTFSTPRNTNALGTLNQSAMNSLNQKLHYITNTSHLLESKLEGEKEIPVSRKIRTFKIVHDKLSRGGCDHDETDVEIE from the coding sequence ATGACTTCTGAAATAGACCACGACATAGAAAACGTTAAAAACTTAGCCAGGCAACTCAGTGACAAGTACAATGTCTCCTTTATTggtttctttcaaaatgcTAATCGCACATTTGAAAGAATGATTAGTGCTGGTATAGAGACGACCATAACTCCCAATGGTTCCTTTGAAAGCTTCGCCCTTAACAATATCACAAATAGTTCAGATTTTCAAGatctattttcttttttaatCAACCCATCAAGTAAAACGTCGTCGCCAAAGCAATTTTGTTCGAATGCTAGTAATTCATGGATATCCAGGTCTGAAGATCCATTCCCAAAGGATATCTATAAAATGGTTAATATAAACCCACACCATAGATTGGATGTTAAGAATTACCTCTATACCTGCCTTGAAGAGTTCCAGCAAATTCCGTGTAAATTATTATCCAAGGCATGGATTAAGATAGTTGAGCCAAAGAAACAAGCAAAATACCCCTATAAGAGTGGAGACTCCTCAAAACCTTACTGGTGGCCTGAAGATTGTATCCACAGAGAACCAGATCATTTaaaaaaagatgaaagGATCAACCTGTTAATAAACATCTTAAGGATtttcaaacataaaaaatCTGAACTAATATATGCTGCATCTTTGATACCAGGCCTTAGGCAAGGCAACATAACCACCGATATAGGGAATCATTTTGGTGAAAGGAAAATGAGCTTATTAAATGACATGTTCCAACTGGCCAatgctgaaaatgataGTAATATCAAAAGCTTGCGAGTTATCAAACCTGGTAAGAAATATTCAAGTGTTTTCTACAAAAAGAACAATATGAAAAGCCTAGGAACATCTTCTGACTATTCAAGGACACATAATGAAAcaccaaaaagaaaatatggtTCAAAATCCTCCAACAATTGCGAAACGCCCTTATCTATGGCGGTAGACCCACAGACTAAACTGGCACCGTATCCACATCCCCTGAACAACACGGACAACGAGTTTGGTTACCATGATTTAACAGAATACATGATTACATCAAGGCACGAtgatataaaaaatatagattTACAATCGAGTGCCGGTCTTGCCTCTCCGTTTATCCCAGATTCATCAACTAAGGTGAAATACCCAATAAACACCCATGTAACGCCTCCTAAGTACTTTAATATTGGTGATAAAAGTAACGAGGTAAATATAGATACCCAATTCTTCAACGATAATACAACGTTCAATATCacaaaaaatatcaaaaccaaGCCATTAACTCCAATAAACCCtttcaaaatatacaatCAACAGGTTTCACCCCCACCAACTGGTACTTTTTCAACCCCTAGAAACACAAACGCTTTGGGGACACTGAATCAATCTGCAATGAATTCGTTGAACCAAAAACTGCACTATATAACCAACACCTCACATCTTCTTGAATCCAAATTGGaaggagagaaagagaTACCTGTTTCTAGAAAAATTAgaactttcaaaattgttCACGACAAGTTATCAAGAGGCGGTTGTGATCATGATGAAACTGACGTCGAAATTGAGTAG
- a CDS encoding uncharacterized protein (PKUD0E02450; similar to Saccharomyces cerevisiae YDL239C (ADY3) and YNL225C (CNM67); ancestral locus Anc_2.16), with product MENYIYDKYKDPHDFPALDLNLNLNSPNSTTSLSSQLPRISDEHFKEILEKKKRARKTSKTEHVQRVDADTLPVRVDRITSSTPITESHNDADLKLKELQERIEQLAIENSDLASENKSLNDKLDQLEQDLQYNSHLLSKERDLNKSLVSNYDSKLKSLNSQLELDNSTIEILRNDNSTLQSELADLKGLLSARDIAISNLNSELSNERNKSSNLNVQVAKLSTQIQGSENVLKLSNDYFGSKYSFLEMDKIDSLSLFESQNLLKNIVHVLNVNFTGLKSSILFIRDEVFPFFNKIHNLLHSRKSGNLLVVNNSANLTLSDRENLKQCMHLLIEDVESLKQSENR from the coding sequence atggaaaattatatatatgaTAAATATAAAGATCCTCACGATTTCCCCGCTCTAGATCTAAACTTGAACTTGAATTCACCgaattcaacaacaagCCTATCGAGCCAACTACCAAGGATTTCTGATGAACACTTCAAGGAGATccttgaaaagaagaaaagagcACGaaaaacatccaaaacTGAACATGTTCAGAGAGTCGATGCAGATACTTTGCCTGTCCGTGTCGATCGTATAACCTCCTCCACGCCTATAACGGAAAGCCACAATGATGCAGATCTGAAGTTGAAGGAGTTACAGGAGAGAATTGAACAATtagcaattgaaaattcagaTTTGGCTAGTGAAAATAAAAGCTTGAATGATAAGCTTGATCAATTAGAGCAAGATTTGCAATATAATAGTCATCTCTTGTCTAAGGAACGAGACCTAAACAAATCTTTGGTCTCCAACTATGACAGTAAGTTAAAGTCGTTGAATTCTCAGCTGGAACTAGATAATTCTACTATTGAAATCTTGAGAAATGATAATTCAACTTTACAAAGTGAACTAGCAGATTTAAAAGGATTACTCAGTGCCAGGGATATTGCGATATCCAACTTAAATAGTGAATTATCCAACGAGAGAAATAAGTCAAGTAATTTAAACGTGCAAGTGGCAAAACTAAGTACCCAAATCCAAGGTTCAGAAAACGTGCTGAAGTTGTCCAATGATTATTTTGGCTCAAAATATTCCTTCTTGGAAATGGACAAAATTGATTCGTTATCGTTGTTTGAGTCACaaaatttgttgaagaatatcGTGCATGTCTTGAATGTTAACTTCACTGGTTTAAAATCGTCAATCTTGTTTATCAGAGATGAagtttttccatttttcaataagATCCATAACTTACTACACTCTAGAAAGTCGGGAAACTTACTTGTAGTCAACAACTCTGCCAACTTAACTTTATCTGATCGTGAGAATCTGAAGCAATGCATGCATTTATTAATTGAGGACGTTGAATCCTTGAAACAATCAGAAAATCGTTAA
- a CDS encoding uncharacterized protein (PKUD0E02430; similar to Saccharomyces cerevisiae YLR097C (HRT3); ancestral locus Anc_8.281), giving the protein MCRRTNYFSKLSPALDGSALTMSQVDIERLENELKILTVKEINEHPTKSREELALEFFQVASYKESVGQLSEASDYYWKAFKLDDKVDNKYRDILFSARREREAEGKNSHEKSTVKVEPLKLNKGQLNKLLDSYAKCKFIAEDEEKPVFFERLPYEVLQHIIEVLIIRDTPSWINFSVVCKRLAYMGFRDKNVWSLLSRIVYERQNYRDNDEERFKSLIRSQWGNNYYKMLNERPYLKYRGVYISKVTYMKEGARSENSNSWTLPYKMVSYFRYYRFYADGTCLKIITILEPKKVIPKLHKGYTVDEDAELMRENETNQENTVESFNKRSWLRIFAGRYTISLQGDVETNCDGPVEKYRFIDKFKIVNSGQHHRHNKLEWVDLGYYDTVNERHSSLNRENEKDFMFSRVKSYGY; this is encoded by the coding sequence ATGTGCCGAAGAACAAATTATTTCTCCAAACTCTCTCCCGCCCTAGATGGAAGTGCACTAACAATGTCACAAGTAGATATAGAGAGATTAGAGAATGAGCTGAAAATATTGACGGTGAAGGAGATCAACGAACATCCGACTAAAAGCCGAGAAGAGCTGGCCTTAGAGTTTTTCCAAGTTGCATCTTATAAGGAGAGTGTTGGCCAGTTGAGTGAGGCCTCTGATTATTACTGGAAGGCCTTCAAGTTGGACGATAAGGTTGACAATAAATATAGAGATATACTTTTTAGTGCAAGAAGGGAGAGAGAAGCTGAAGGGAAGAATTCCCATGAAAAATCCACTGTTAAAGTTGAGCCATTGAAACTCAATAAGGGACAACTCAATAAGTTGCTTGACAGTTATGCCAAATGCAAGTTTATAGCGGAGGATGAGGAGAAGCCTGTATTTTTTGAGAGGCTGCCATACGAAGTCTTGCAACATATAATTGAGGTTCTCATTATTCGAGATACTCCATCATGGATCAATTTCAGTGTTGTATGTAAGAGACTAGCATATATGGGGTTCAGGGACAAGAATGTATGGAGTCTGTTAAGTAGGATCGTCTATGAACGACAGAATTATAGAGACAATGACGAGGAAAGGTTTAAATCGTTGATCCGAAGCCAATGGGGGAACAATTACTACAAGATGTTAAACGAGCGGCCATATTTGAAGTACCGAGGGGTATATATAAGTAAGGTAACGTATATGAAGGAAGGAGCACGTAGTGAAAACTCCAACTCATGGACTCTACCTTATAAAATGGTTTCATATTTTAGGTACTATAGGTTTTATGCAGACGGAACATGTCTTAAGATCATCACAATCTTGGAGCCAAAGAAGGTGATCCCCAAACTGCACAAGGGGTATACGGTGGACGAGGACGCCGAGCTGATGAGGGAGAACGAGACAAACCAAGAGAATACGGTTGAGTCCTTCAACAAGAGGAGTTGGTTGCGCATCTTTGCAGGAAGATATACAATCTCCTTACAGGGAGATGTGGAGACTAACTGTGATGGTCCTGTGGAGAAGTACCGGTTTATCGATAAGTTCAAGATAGTCAACAGTGGCCAACACCATCGCCATAACAAGCTTGAATGGGTTGATTTGGGGTACTATGATACAGTCAATGAGAGACACTCTTCTCTAAACAGGGAAAATGAGAAAGATTTCATGTTCAGCAGAGTCAAATCGTATGGCTATTAA
- a CDS encoding uncharacterized protein (PKUD0E02440; similar to Saccharomyces cerevisiae YIR031C (DAL7)), translating to MTKPAELYCTSLEGVQVVGEVSDKPLLSEATPRDILTIDALKFVVLLHRAFNGTRKQLLANRQDVQKRLDAGESLTFLKETEYIRNDPNWRCATNHPKLMCRKVEITGPPDAKMIINAFNTNVHTYMTDFEDSCAPTWSNMLYGQVNLYDAIRDKIDFTNDKTGKRYKINREGRRVPVMIVRPRGWHMVDQHILVDGEPISASILDFGLFFYHNAKYLISQGLGPFFYLPKMEHWKEAKLWNDIFCVAQDCLEIPRGTIKATVLIETLPISYQLDEVLYALKDHSSGLNCGRWDYMFSTIKRLRNQKDKILPDRQQVTMTVPFMTNYVKQLIKVCHKRGVHAMGGMAAFIPIKNDEEANKVALEAVRKDKLREVLAGHDGTWIAHPGLLDTALSVFEEHMPTPNQLYKLKDDVSVTESDLVDTNIEGGQITMKGLNANIYIGLNYMESWLRGLGCVPINHLMEDAATAEVSRLQLWSWCKHQVKMNDTGKTITPDFVCQLIDEEVARCSHKEGNKYELAAQCLKDEISGKKPVAEFLTDILYPYIATPGKPVDLNSLKQSTPVCASRL from the coding sequence ATGACCAAACCTGCTGAGTTATACTGTACTTCTCTTGAAGGAGTTCAAGTTGTTGGAGAAGTTTCTGACAAGCCATTATTATCGGAGGCAACACCAAGGGACATTCTAACCATTGATGCGCTcaaatttgttgttttgttgcATCGTGCGTTCAATGGTACCAGGAAACAACTGTTGGCTAACAGACAAGACGTTCAAAAGAGATTGGATGCTGGTGAAAGTTTGACATTTTTAAAGGAGACGGAGTACATTAGAAACGATCCTAATTGGAGATGTGCAACCAACCATCCAAAGTTGATGTGCAGAAAAGTTGAAATCACCGGTCCTCCAGATGCAAAGATGATTATCAATGCCTTCAACACCAATGTCCATACCTACATGACTGATTTTGAGGATTCTTGTGCTCCAACTTGGTCAAATATGTTGTATGGTCAAGTTAACCTCTACGATGCCATTAGGGACAAGATTGACTTCACCAATGACAAGACCGGGAAGCGTTACAAGATCAACAGAGAAGGTAGAAGAGTTCCTGTTATGATTGTCAGACCAAGAGGTTGGCATATGGTTGATCAACATATTCTTGTTGATGGTGAACCAATCTCTGCTTCgattttggattttggATTATTCTTTTATCATAATGCGAAATATTTAATTTCTCAAGGTTTAGGCCCATTCTTTTACTTGCCAAAAATGGAACATTGGAAAGAAGCTAAATTATGGAATGATATCTTTTGTGTTGCTCAAGATTGTCTTGAAATTCCAAGAGGTACAATCAAGGCAActgttttgattgaaaCTTTGCCAATTTCTTATCAATTGGATGAAGTTTTATATGCATTAAAGGACCATTCATCTGGGTTGAACTGTGGTAGATGGGATTACATGTTTTCTACAATTAAGAGATTAAGAAACCAAAAGGACAAAATCTTACCTGATAGACAACAAGTTACAATGACTGTTCCATTTATGACCAATTATGTCAAGCAATTGATTAAGGTTTGTCATAAAAGAGGTGTTCATGCTATGGGTGGTATGGCTGCCTTTATTCCAATTAAGAATGACGAAGAAGCTAATAAGGTTGCATTAGAAGCCGTTAGGAAAGACAAGTTGAGAGAAGTTTTGGCAGGCCATGATGGTACTTGGATTGCACATCCTGGTTTATTGGACACTGCGTTATCTGTTTTCGAGGAACATATGCCAACTCCAAACCAATTGTATAAATTGAAGGATGATGTTTCAGTCACTGAATCCGATTTGGTGGATACTAACATTGAAGGTGGCCAAATCACCATGAAGGGATTGAATGCAAATATTTACATTGGTTTGAATTATATGGAATCATGGTTAAGAGGTTTAGGTTGTGTTCCAATCAACCACTTGATGGAAGATGCCGCAACTGCCGAAGTTTCAAGATTACAGTTATGGTCATGGTGTAAACACCAAGTTAAGATGAATGACACTGGCAAGACAATCACACCAGATTTCGTTTGTCAATTGATTGACGAAGAAGTTGCAAGATGTAGCCATAAGGAAGGTAATAAGTACGAATTGGCTGCTCAATGTTTGAAGGATGAGATTAGTGGTAAGAAGCCAGTTGCTGAATTCTTAACTGATATCTTGTATCCTTATATTGCAACACCAGGTAAACCAgttgatttgaattctttgaagCAATCTACTCCTGTTTGTGCATCAAGATTATAA
- a CDS encoding uncharacterized protein (PKUD0E02410; Pfam Domains: Asp(9.4e-10)), with protein sequence MAVSEESITEATMLLVIQLITSLLTLATASPIYRRETHSAKVEKPGLLQQELVYGPDFIAVDVGIGSNNQSLLLKLDFNTADIWVNSDLNDFCLAYYSIPNFVNGTENAAMWNSFNENLRGNFTNQINEFHNEKINALETIAPTATSKLSSQLNKIQTEFQSLLSEQHVSVTKEISNFLGTASLPTDSVIETFLSGVHSAAENLGKEITSNAYNFEREATSMGELLGVKVTTVSDHVLTLVTGPAQDFASEVTSKGGEFATKVTSEGGEFATKVTSEGGEFATKVTSEGGEFATKVTSEGGEFATKVTSEGGEFATKVTSEGGEFATKVTSEGGEFATKVTSEGGEFATKVTSEFGDVTSDVVSGWNKFTTDITSKGGEFATKVTSGYGDVTSNVVSGWDKFTSNFVGIFKKASPTTRSSVAHTSTYNFIPQETQISNGSVIFDNSTIGIDDFLYQVSHDCSLFGVFNDSSSNSFQSSSEIFFSNDSYGAFGHLGNDTIHMGGVSVDNVTFGVADSSLSNIGIVGVGKSNRNSSFKSFPEILVDRGIINKALYSIDFNYHAPSILFGAIDYAKFGGNITLLPLLNETEGAIAVTLSGLGITSFDNETAEFVQGKAPAILDPTSNSVLFPREVLSSFVSSLNKTFDVSYNSSFGRYVLHRDDDVYIDDYALNFDFQGYNFSVDLDNFVIPVLEDETIFINGSTLSNGASANSSFYFSKFDEPYPVDDIPVHVNNASFIDEKTFILNIIESDDGSVVLGLDLLDSTVLVIDLESLQVGFTRSHSSDSQIVVIENKIPFSSKAPKYSDYYGSNNVTSLTAVHV encoded by the coding sequence ATGGCTGTCTCTGAGGAGAGCATTACAGAGGCAACGATGTTACTTGTTATACAGTTGATTACCTCTTTGTTGACGTTGGCCACTGCGTCTCCTATATACAGGAGAGAAACACATTCGGCGAAAGTGGAGAAACCTGGTTTACTTCAACAGGAACTAGTGTATGGCCCAGATTTTATTGCTGTGGATGTCGGCATTGGTTCTAACAACCAATCGCTTTTACTAAAGTTGGATTTCAATACGGCAGACATTTGGGTCAATTCTGACCTGAACGACTTTTGTTTGGCCTACTATTCAATACCCAATTTTGTCAATGGCACTGAAAATGCAGCTATGTGGAATTCTTTTAATGAGAATCTGAGAGGCAACTTCACTAATCAGATCAATGAATTCCATAACGAAAAGATCAATGCTTTGGAAACTATTGCACCAACGGCTACCTCGAAATTGAGCAGCCAGCTCAATAAAATCCAAACTGAATTTCAGTCTCTGCTTTCTGAACAACATGTCTCCGTGACCAAAGAGATTTCTAACTTCTTGGGTACCGCTTCTCTTCCAACAGATTCTGTCATTGAAACGTTCCTCTCGGGAGTTCATTCTGCTGCAGAAAACCTTGGTAAAGAGATTACGTCCAATGCATACAactttgaaagagaagCCACCTCAATGGGTGAGTTGCTTGGAGTGAAAGTCACTACTGTCAGCGACCATGTTTTGACGTTGGTCACTGGTCCTGCACAGGACTTTGCTTCTGAAGTTACCAGTAAAGGTGGCGAGTTTGCAACTAAAGTCACCAGTGAAGGCGGCGAGTTTGCAACTAAAGTCACCAGTGAAGGTGGCGAGTTTGCAACTAAAGTCACCAGTGAAGGCGGCGAGTTTGCAACTAAAGTCACCAGTGAAGGTGGCGAGTTTGCAACTAAAGTCACCAGTGAAGGTGGCGAGTTTGCAACTAAAGTCACCAGTGAAGGCGGCGAGTTTGCAACTAAAGTCACCAGTGAAGGTGGCGAGTTTGCAACTAAAGTCACCAGTGAAGGTGGCGAGTTTGCAACCAAAGTCACCAGTGAATTCGGTGATGTCACTTCTGATGTCGTTAGCGGATGGAACAAGTTCACCACTGACATCACTAGTAAAGGCGGCGAATTTGCAACTAAAGTCACTTCAGGGTACGGTGATGTTACATCCAATGTCGTTAGTGGATGGGATAAATTTACCTCTAACTTTGTTgggattttcaaaaaagcTTCCCCAACGACAAGATCTTCTGTTGCTCACACCTCCACTTATAACTTCATTCCACAAGAAACTCAAATTTCAAATGGTAGCGTTATATTTGATAACAGCACTATTGGAATCGATGACTTTTTGTACCAGGTATCACATGACTGCTCCTTATTTGGTGTCTTCAATGATTCGTCCTCTAACTCATTCCAATCGAGTTCGGAGATCTTCTTTTCTAATGACAGTTACGGTGCTTTCGGGCACTTGGGCAATGATACTATTCACATGGGTGGTGTGTCTGTCGACAATGTAACTTTTGGAGTTGCAGACTCGTCTCTTTCGAACATTGGTATCGTTGGTGTCGGTAAGTCAAACAGAAATTCCTCTTTCAAGTCCTTCCCTGAGATTCTTGTTGACAGAGGTATTATAAACAAGGCGTTATACTCTATCGATTTCAATTACCATGCGCCCTCCATATTATTTGGAGCCATCGATTACGCTAAATTTGGTGGAAATATTACGCTGCTTCCTCTACTTAACGAAACAGAGGGTGCAATCGCTGTCACATTGTCAGGACTCGGTATTACATCATTTGACAATGAGACTGCTGAGTTTGTACAGGGTAAAGCACCAGCGATTCTTGATCCAACTTCTAACTCGGTGCTTTTCCCTAGGGAGGTTTTGAGTTCATTTGTGTCTTCTCTAAACAAAACCTTTGATGTTAGCTATAACTCTAGCTTCGGTAGATATGTTTTGCACCGTGATGATGACGTCTATATTGACGACTACGCTCTCAACTTCGATTTCCAAGGATATAACTTCAGTGTTGATTTAGACAACTTTGTCATTCCAGTCTTGGAAGACGAGACTATCTTTATCAATGGTTCGACTCTTTCAAATGGAGCTAGTGCCAACTCttccttttatttttccaagtttGATGAACCATATCCTGTTGATGACATTCCTGTTCATGTAAATAATGCCTCCTTCATTGACGAGAAaactttcattttgaaCATTATAGAATCGGATGATGGCTCTGTAGTGTTAGGCTTAGACTTATTAGATTCTACAGTTcttgttattgatttggaGTCATTGCAAGTTGGTTTCACCAGAAGTCACTCCTCAGATTCCCAGATTGTtgtcattgaaaataaaattccTTTTTCAAGCAAAGCTCCGAAATATTCTGACTATTATGGATCAAACAACGTCACCTCTTTAACAGCTGTTCATGTTTAA
- a CDS encoding uncharacterized protein (PKUD0E02400; Pfam Domains: Peptidase_M1(4.8e-152)): MFPFLYKSFSSGLRNRINLRAMCNTVTKRGFPDTSLHEQLPRNVLPTNYDVKCYNIDQVKNVFKGRAIIDLDVLEKTKSITLNQKFLNFDKVVVKGRDASQEVSEITKNDEKETVEFKLKNEIEPSEKCIQLVIDFNGLIRTDMAGFYTSNYKNDKGETKYILTTQFESTDARSAFPCYDEPNCKATFRISIEVSKELTVLSNMPLEKETETDSEKKLCIFAKTPKMSTYLVAWAIGQFEYVESSTAREYNGARLPIRVYTIPGQSENGRYALETAQNAVDYLSTVFDIDYPLPKLDLLAVPQFGANAMENWGLVTFRATALLFDPVKSSIEYKVKVSYVVSHEVAHSWFGNYCTMNWWSDLWLNESFATYIAWLCVDHKHPEWEVFNSFVSSSMQSALDLDSLKNSHPVEVQVYHANEIDEIFDAISYLKGGSVIRMVAESIGIELFLKGVSNYLKKYPFGNAKSDDLWDAISEVSNQNITELVEPWIRAIGFPSLHVSKEGDKIKIEQKRFLTEGITEEDDQITWWIPNVEGMNTKEVKIDDDDFLKLNKNTTGFYRVFYSEELFDNIVKNLDKLTAKDKIGLVADTGAGARAGLVATSQFLELISQLKNENDVAVWSQIIDRLGALRNSFFSDEEISSKLLNFSKDLYKSKFEELINTKNLDFNQQRLASLIFEQAGICGLDSAVQKASQLFKANDIKPHFKQAIYRTLLANESTATEEVFNTIIKDVKEPNTIDSREVALRALGSIKNSKSFLSNILELFFDGTVPEMDYQFLATPLAANFSTKVEFWSYFKMNYPKFRGDVSMWTLDRVIKNFLPKLVSDELATDIEKFFSDKDNAGYEKGLKQSLDSIHNDCAWSRRATEDVSRWFIKHGY; encoded by the coding sequence atgtTTCCATTCCTTTACAAGTCATTTTCTTCTGGATTGAGAAACAGAATAAACCTAAGAGCCATGTGTAATACCGTAACCAAGAGAGGTTTCCCTGATACTTCATTGCATGAGCAACTTCCTAGGAATGTCTTGCCTACAAATTACGATGTGAAGTGCTATAACATTGACCAAGTAAAAAACGTCTTCAAGGGCAGAGCAATCATTGATTTGGATGTCTtggagaaaacaaaatcaattacCTTAAACCAAAAGTTTCTAAACTTTGACAAAGTTGTGGTTAAAGGCAGAGATGCATCACAAGAAGTCTCTGAAATCACCAagaatgatgaaaaggaaacagTTGAGTTTAAACTCAAGAATGAAATTGAGCCCTCTGAAAAGTGTATCCAATTAGTCATTGACTTCAATGGTTTGATTCGTACTGATATGGCGGGATTTTACACTTCCAACTACAAGAATGACAAGGGTGAAACCAAATATATTTTAACCACTCAGTTTGAATCTACCGATGCACGATCAGCTTTCCCTTGTTATGACGAACCTAATTGTAAGGCGACATTTAGAATTTCAATTGAAGTTTCTAAAGAACTGACTGTTCTATCAAATATGCCacttgaaaaggaaaccGAAACCGATTCCGAGAAAAAATTGTGTATTTTTGCAAAAACGCCAAAGATGTCAACATATTTAGTTGCTTGGGCAATAGGGCAATTCGAGTATGTTGAAAGCTCAACGGCTCGTGAGTACAACGGCGCAAGATTACCTATTAGAGTTTACACAATTCCTGGACAATCTGAAAACGGCAGGTATGCTTTGGAAACGGCACAAAACGCAGTTGATTATCTCTCGACCGTCTTTGACATTGATTATCCGTTGCCAAAGCTAGATCTACTTGCAGTTCCACAATTTGGTGCCAATGCCATGGAAAACTGGGGGTTGGTCACATTCCGTGCTACTGCCTTATTGTTCGATCCAGTTAAATCAAGTATTGAGTATAAGGTCAAGGTTTCTTATGTTGTTTCACATGAGGTTGCACATTCCTGGTTCGGTAACTACTGTACCATGAACTGGTGGTCTGACTTATGGTTAAACGAGTCGTTTGCAACTTATATAGCTTGGTTATGTGTCGACCATAAACATCCTGAGTGggaagttttcaattcttttgtttcttcatccaTGCAATCTGCTTTAGATTTggattctttgaagaattcacATCCAGTTGAAGTCCAAGTCTATCATGCAAACGAAATTGATGAGATTTTTGATGCTATCTCTTATTTGAAAGGTGGATCAGTCATTAGAATGGTTGCCGAATCTATTGGTATTGAATTGTTTTTAAAGGGTGTGTCcaattatttgaagaaatatcCCTTTGGTAATGCAAAATCAGACGATTTATGGGATGCCATTAGTGAAGTCTCCAATCAGAATATTACTGAGCTAGTTGAACCATGGATTAGAGCAATTGGGTTCCCATCATTGCATGTTTCTAAGGAGGGAGACAAGATTAAGATTGAGCAAAAGAGATTCTTAACTGAAGGTATAACAGAGGAAGATGATCAAATTACATGGTGGATCCCTAATGTCGAAGGCATGAATACCAAAGAGgtcaaaattgatgatgatgatttcttaaAACTAAACAAGAACACAACCGGGTTTTATAGGGTCTTTTACAGTGAAGAACTATTTGATAACATTGTGAAGAACTTGGATAAACTTACAGCGAAGGATAAAATTGGTTTGGTTGCAGACACTGGTGCTGGTGCCAGAGCAGGACTGGTTGCAACATCTCAGTTTTTGGAACTGATTAGTCAAttaaagaatgaaaatgacgTTGCAGTTTGGTCTCAAATCATCGATAGATTGGGTGCACTAAGGAACTCCTTCTTCTCTGATGAAGAGATTTCTTCCAAGCTAttgaacttttcaaaagatttatACAAGTCGAAGTTTGAAGAGCTAATAAATACCAAAAATCTTGACTTCAACCAGCAAAGATTAGCATCTTTAATCTTTGAACAAGCGGGTATTTGTGGTCTTGATTCGGCCGTCCAGAAGGCGTCACAATTATTCAAGGCCAACGATATCAAGCCGCATTTCAAGCAGGCCATTTACAGAACACTATTAGCAAACGAGTCTACAGCCACTGAGGAGGTGTTCAATACAATCATAAAGGATGTTAAGGAACCAAACACCATTGATTCACGTGAGGTCGCATTGAGGGCTTTAGGTTCGATcaagaattcaaaatcattccTATCTAACATTTTGGAGCTGTTCTTCGATGGAACCGTTCCTGAAATGGATTATCAGTTTTTAGCCACCCCATTAGCAGcgaatttctcaacaaaGGTTGAGTTTTGGAgctatttcaaaatgaactACCCAAAGTTCAGAGGAGATGTCTCCATGTGGACGTTGGACCGTGTTATTAAGAACTTTCTACCAAAGCTTGTATCTGATGAGCTTGCTactgatattgaaaagtttttctCTGATAAAGATAACGCTGGTTACGAGAAGGGTCTAAAGCAAAGTCTCGATTCCATCCATAATGACTGTGCCTGGAGTAGAAGAGCAACGGAAGATGTTTCTCGGTGGTTTATCAAGCACGGCTACTGA